Proteins found in one Pectobacterium atrosepticum genomic segment:
- the rimP gene encoding ribosome maturation factor RimP, with amino-acid sequence MSTLEQKLTEMISAPVAALGYELVGIEFIRSRQSTLRIYIDSEDGITVDDCADVSHQVSAVLDVEDPITVAYNLEVSSPGLERPLFTAAHYLHFVGEEVAVVLRMAVQNRRKWLGVIKAVDGEMITITVEGKDEVFALSNIQKANLVPHF; translated from the coding sequence TTGTCCACATTAGAGCAAAAATTAACAGAGATGATTTCAGCACCCGTTGCTGCATTAGGCTACGAATTGGTTGGGATTGAGTTCATCCGTAGTCGCCAATCGACGCTGCGTATCTATATTGATAGTGAAGACGGGATCACTGTTGATGATTGTGCTGATGTCAGCCACCAAGTCAGTGCGGTATTGGACGTAGAAGATCCAATCACTGTCGCCTATAACCTGGAAGTTTCGTCTCCAGGTCTTGAGCGTCCCTTATTCACGGCGGCACATTATCTGCATTTCGTCGGAGAAGAGGTGGCAGTGGTGCTGCGTATGGCAGTCCAGAATCGCCGTAAATGGTTGGGTGTGATCAAAGCTGTTGACGGCGAAATGATCACCATAACAGTGGAAGGCAAAGATGAAGTATTCGCACTGAGCAACATTCAGAAAGCGAATCTTGTACCCCACTTTTAA
- the nusA gene encoding transcription termination/antitermination protein NusA: MNKEILAVVEAVSNEKSLPREKIFEALETALATATKKKYEQEIDVRVSIDRKTGDFDTFRRWLVVNEVTLPTREITLDAAQFEDPSLDVGGYVEDQIESVTFDRITTQTAKQVIVQKVREAERAMVVDQFRQQEGEIITGVVKKVNRDNISLEVRPIDGSNTSAEAVIGREDMLPRENFRPGDRIRGVLYSVRPEARGAQLFVSRSRPEMLVELFRIEVPEIGEEIIEIKAAARDPGSRAKIAVKTNDKRIDPVGACVGMRGARVQAVSSELGGERIDVILWDDNPAQFVINAMAPADVVSIVVDEDTYTMDIAVESSNLAQAIGRNGQNVRLASQLLKQHRSEDRWELNVMTVEDLQAKHQAEAHAAIDVFTKHLDIDEEFATVLVEEGFSSLEELAYVPIKELLAIEGFDEETVEALRERAKAALTTLALAHEESLGDGQPAEDLLSLPGLSRELAFKLAAIGVCTLEDLAEQGVDDLTDIEELNDEQAGELIMAARNICWFGDDNE; the protein is encoded by the coding sequence ATGAACAAAGAGATTCTGGCTGTTGTTGAAGCAGTTTCCAATGAGAAATCCCTTCCGCGCGAGAAGATTTTTGAAGCGTTGGAAACCGCACTGGCGACAGCGACCAAGAAAAAATACGAGCAGGAAATTGATGTACGCGTCAGTATTGATCGCAAAACGGGCGATTTTGATACCTTCCGTCGTTGGTTAGTGGTGAATGAAGTCACTCTGCCAACTCGCGAAATTACGCTTGATGCTGCGCAATTTGAAGATCCTTCTCTTGATGTTGGCGGTTACGTTGAAGATCAAATCGAATCCGTAACCTTTGACCGTATTACGACGCAAACAGCAAAACAGGTTATCGTACAGAAAGTTCGTGAAGCTGAACGTGCGATGGTTGTTGATCAGTTCCGTCAACAAGAAGGCGAAATTATCACCGGTGTCGTGAAGAAGGTAAACCGTGATAATATTTCGCTTGAAGTCAGACCAATCGATGGTTCTAACACCAGTGCAGAAGCGGTAATTGGCCGTGAAGATATGCTGCCTCGTGAAAATTTCCGCCCTGGCGACCGTATTCGTGGCGTACTGTACTCTGTTCGTCCCGAAGCTCGCGGTGCTCAACTGTTTGTCAGCCGTTCCCGTCCGGAAATGCTGGTTGAACTCTTCCGCATTGAAGTGCCAGAAATCGGTGAAGAAATTATCGAGATTAAGGCAGCGGCCCGCGATCCGGGTTCACGTGCGAAAATTGCAGTGAAGACGAATGACAAGCGTATCGATCCTGTCGGTGCTTGTGTCGGTATGCGCGGTGCGCGTGTACAGGCCGTTTCCAGTGAACTGGGCGGCGAGCGTATTGATGTCATTCTGTGGGATGACAACCCAGCACAGTTTGTGATCAATGCAATGGCACCTGCTGATGTGGTATCGATCGTCGTTGATGAAGATACCTACACGATGGATATCGCTGTTGAGTCGAGCAATCTGGCTCAGGCGATTGGTCGAAACGGGCAGAACGTACGTCTGGCTTCCCAACTGTTGAAACAGCATCGTTCAGAAGATCGTTGGGAACTGAACGTGATGACAGTGGAAGATCTTCAAGCCAAGCATCAGGCCGAAGCACATGCTGCAATCGACGTCTTTACCAAGCACCTTGATATTGATGAAGAGTTTGCGACTGTGCTGGTTGAAGAAGGTTTCTCTTCACTTGAAGAATTGGCCTACGTGCCAATCAAGGAACTGTTGGCTATCGAAGGCTTTGATGAAGAAACCGTTGAAGCATTGCGTGAACGTGCTAAAGCTGCATTAACAACGCTGGCACTGGCGCATGAAGAAAGCCTTGGTGACGGTCAACCTGCTGAAGACTTGCTTAGCTTGCCTGGGCTGTCGCGTGAGTTGGCGTTCAAGCTTGCTGCGATCGGTGTTTGTACGCTGGAAGATCTTGCTGAACAGGGCGTTGACGACCTGACAGATATTGAAGAGCTCAATGATGAGCAAGCGGGCGAATTGATTATGGCCGCACGTAATATCTGTTGGTTTGGCGACGACAACGAATAA
- a CDS encoding translation initiation factor IF-2, translating to MTDVTVKSLAAEIQTPVDRLVQQFADAGMTKSASDSVTQHEKETLLAHLNRDRGNAPSKLTLQRKTRSTLNVPSTGGKSKSVQIEVRKTRTYVKRDPIEAQQAEEEEQARREAEEQAQRAAEEQVKREADLRETAEKAKRAADEQAKREAAEKAKRDVAEKEKVTNQQNENMTKPAQSEKAKREAEAAELKRKAEETARLKVEEEARRIAEEARRMAEENAGRWEAESATKPEESADYHVTTSHHAREAEDENDRQVEGERRTRTRAAKVTKQKKGNRQSESKADREEARAVTRGGKGKRKPSSLQQSFNKPVQAVNRDVVIGETVTVAELANKMAVKGSQVIKTMMRLGAMATINQVIDQETAQLVAEEMGHKVILRRENELEEAVMSDRDMGVAAEFRAPVVTIMGHVDHGKTSLLDYIRSTKVAAGEAGGITQHIGAYHVETDNGMITFLDTPGHAAFTAMRARGAQATDIVVLVVAADDGVMPQTIEAIQHAKAAQVPVVVAVNKIDKPDADPDRVKTELSQYGIMPEEWGGESQFVHVSAKAGTGIDELLNAILLQAEVLELKAVRSGMANGVVIESFLDKGRGPVATVLVREGTLNKGDIVLCGFEYGRIRAMRDELGREITSAGPSIPVEILGMSGVPAAGDEATVVRDEKKAREVALYRQGKFREVKLARQQKSKLENMFANMTEGEVSELNIVLKSDVQGSCEAISDSLQKLSTDEVKVKIVGSGVGGITETDATLAAASNAIILGFNVRADASARRVVEAESLDLRYYSVIYDLIDEVKQAMSGMLAPEYKQEIIGLAEVRDVFKSPKFGAVAGCMVTEGIVKRHNKIRVLRDNVVIYEGELESLRRFKDDVNEVRNGMECGIGVKNYNDVRPGDMIEVFETIEIKRTIA from the coding sequence ATGACAGATGTAACCGTAAAATCGCTGGCCGCAGAGATTCAAACTCCGGTTGACCGCCTGGTACAGCAGTTTGCTGATGCGGGAATGACCAAGTCTGCATCGGACTCTGTGACCCAGCATGAAAAAGAAACGTTATTAGCGCATTTGAACCGCGATCGCGGTAATGCGCCGAGTAAATTGACGCTGCAACGCAAAACGCGCAGCACGTTAAATGTCCCTAGCACTGGCGGTAAAAGTAAGTCGGTGCAGATCGAAGTCCGCAAGACACGCACTTATGTAAAACGCGATCCGATTGAGGCCCAACAGGCTGAAGAGGAAGAGCAGGCACGGCGTGAAGCGGAAGAACAGGCACAACGTGCCGCTGAAGAGCAGGTTAAACGCGAGGCCGATCTGCGCGAAACTGCTGAGAAAGCGAAGCGTGCTGCCGACGAGCAAGCCAAACGTGAAGCCGCCGAAAAAGCTAAGCGTGATGTAGCGGAAAAAGAAAAAGTGACGAACCAACAAAACGAAAATATGACCAAGCCAGCTCAGTCTGAGAAAGCGAAACGCGAAGCGGAAGCTGCCGAACTTAAGCGTAAAGCAGAAGAAACTGCACGTCTTAAAGTTGAAGAAGAAGCACGTCGTATTGCTGAAGAAGCTCGCCGTATGGCTGAAGAAAACGCCGGGCGTTGGGAAGCGGAAAGCGCGACTAAACCTGAAGAATCTGCCGATTATCACGTGACGACGTCTCATCATGCCCGTGAAGCGGAAGATGAAAACGACCGTCAGGTTGAAGGTGAACGCCGTACTCGCACCCGTGCTGCTAAAGTAACCAAGCAGAAGAAAGGCAATCGTCAGTCTGAGTCTAAAGCTGACCGTGAAGAAGCGCGTGCTGTTACCCGTGGCGGTAAAGGCAAGCGTAAGCCAAGTTCACTGCAGCAGAGCTTCAATAAGCCTGTTCAGGCGGTTAACCGTGATGTTGTGATTGGTGAAACCGTTACTGTTGCTGAACTGGCTAACAAAATGGCAGTTAAAGGCTCTCAGGTCATCAAAACGATGATGAGACTGGGTGCGATGGCAACCATCAACCAGGTCATCGACCAGGAAACCGCGCAACTCGTTGCGGAAGAGATGGGCCATAAAGTCATCCTGCGTCGTGAGAACGAGCTGGAAGAAGCCGTAATGAGCGACCGTGACATGGGTGTTGCTGCGGAATTCCGCGCGCCGGTCGTGACCATCATGGGTCACGTCGACCACGGTAAAACCTCTCTGCTTGACTATATCCGTTCAACCAAGGTAGCAGCAGGCGAAGCGGGTGGTATTACCCAGCATATCGGTGCTTACCACGTTGAAACAGACAACGGTATGATTACGTTCCTGGATACACCGGGACACGCCGCGTTTACCGCAATGCGTGCTCGTGGTGCTCAGGCTACGGATATCGTGGTACTGGTTGTGGCGGCAGATGATGGCGTGATGCCTCAGACAATCGAAGCTATCCAGCACGCGAAAGCGGCGCAGGTTCCTGTTGTTGTCGCAGTAAACAAAATCGATAAGCCTGATGCCGATCCAGACCGTGTGAAAACCGAGCTGTCTCAGTACGGTATCATGCCGGAAGAGTGGGGCGGTGAATCTCAGTTTGTCCACGTATCCGCTAAAGCTGGTACGGGTATCGACGAACTGCTGAATGCGATTCTGTTGCAGGCCGAAGTTCTGGAACTGAAAGCTGTCCGCAGCGGCATGGCAAACGGTGTAGTGATCGAATCCTTCCTGGATAAAGGTCGTGGCCCGGTTGCAACCGTACTGGTTCGTGAAGGTACGCTGAATAAAGGCGATATCGTTCTGTGCGGCTTTGAATATGGCCGTATCCGTGCGATGCGTGATGAGTTAGGTCGTGAAATTACGTCCGCAGGTCCTTCTATTCCTGTAGAAATTCTCGGTATGTCCGGTGTCCCTGCCGCAGGTGATGAAGCCACGGTTGTTCGTGACGAGAAGAAAGCACGTGAAGTTGCCTTGTATCGTCAGGGTAAATTCCGTGAAGTCAAACTGGCTCGTCAGCAGAAATCTAAACTGGAAAACATGTTTGCTAACATGACAGAAGGTGAAGTTTCTGAACTGAACATCGTTCTGAAATCTGACGTTCAGGGCTCTTGCGAAGCGATTTCCGATTCACTGCAGAAACTGTCTACTGATGAAGTGAAAGTGAAGATCGTCGGTTCCGGTGTGGGCGGTATCACAGAAACGGACGCCACGCTGGCAGCGGCATCGAATGCGATTATCCTTGGCTTTAACGTTCGTGCAGATGCATCAGCTCGCCGCGTAGTTGAAGCGGAAAGCTTGGATCTGCGTTATTACTCCGTCATCTATGATTTGATCGACGAAGTGAAACAGGCGATGAGCGGTATGCTGGCGCCGGAATATAAGCAAGAGATCATCGGTCTGGCCGAAGTACGTGACGTCTTTAAATCACCGAAATTTGGCGCTGTCGCTGGCTGTATGGTGACTGAAGGTATCGTTAAACGTCACAACAAGATCCGTGTACTGCGTGACAACGTGGTTATCTATGAAGGCGAGTTGGAATCTCTGCGCCGCTTTAAAGATGACGTTAACGAAGTCCGTAACGGTATGGAATGTGGCATCGGCGTGAAGAACTACAACGACGTTCGCCCAGGCGATATGATCGAAGTCTTTGAAACGATTGAGATCAAACGTACGATCGCGTAA
- the rbfA gene encoding 30S ribosome-binding factor RbfA, with protein sequence MAKEFSRTQRVAQEMQKEIAIIIQREVKDPRIGMATVSGVEVSRDLAYAKVFVTFLNDNEPEQVKIAVKALQDASGFIRMMIGKAMRLRVVPELTFSYDNSLVEGMRMSNLVTNVVRNDTERRSVTGEDQED encoded by the coding sequence ATGGCAAAAGAATTCAGCCGCACCCAGCGCGTTGCGCAGGAAATGCAAAAAGAAATCGCCATTATCATTCAACGTGAAGTGAAAGATCCGCGCATCGGCATGGCGACCGTATCCGGTGTCGAAGTGTCTCGCGATTTAGCGTATGCCAAGGTCTTTGTGACCTTCCTGAATGATAACGAGCCAGAGCAAGTTAAAATAGCGGTGAAAGCACTGCAAGATGCGTCTGGCTTTATCCGTATGATGATCGGCAAAGCAATGCGCCTGCGCGTTGTTCCAGAATTGACGTTCTCCTATGACAACTCATTGGTTGAAGGGATGAGAATGTCCAATCTGGTGACCAATGTGGTCAGAAATGATACGGAACGTCGTTCTGTTACGGGTGAAGATCAGGAGGATTAA
- the truB gene encoding tRNA pseudouridine(55) synthase TruB gives MSRPRRRGRDVHGVLLLDKPQGVSSNDVLQKVKRIFNANRAGHTGALDPLATGMLPICLGEATKFSQYLLDSDKRYRVIARLGQRTDTSDADGNVIEERAIGFSATDLELALESFRGTTQQVPSMYSALKYQGRKLYEYARQGLTVPREAREITVYELQFIRWEGDELELEIHCSKGTYIRTIIDDLGEQLGCGAHVIYLRRLQVAIYPTERMVTLEQLAALAEQAQTQEHSLSLSLDSLLMPMESPVIDFPEVNLPLVVAGYLKLGQAVQAANAPLNGMVRITEGDAHKFIGMGEIDGDGRVAPRRLVVEFPV, from the coding sequence ATGAGTCGTCCTCGTCGCCGTGGCCGTGATGTACACGGCGTATTGTTATTAGATAAGCCGCAGGGCGTGTCGTCTAATGATGTTTTGCAGAAAGTAAAACGGATTTTTAACGCTAACAGAGCGGGACATACGGGTGCGTTGGATCCATTAGCAACCGGTATGCTGCCGATTTGTCTTGGGGAAGCGACGAAGTTTTCTCAATATTTGCTGGATTCTGATAAACGCTACCGTGTCATTGCTCGGCTTGGGCAACGAACCGACACCTCTGATGCCGACGGTAACGTGATCGAAGAACGTGCTATTGGTTTTTCTGCTACGGATCTGGAACTCGCACTGGAGAGCTTTCGCGGCACCACGCAGCAAGTGCCATCCATGTACTCGGCGCTGAAATATCAGGGGCGTAAGCTGTATGAGTATGCACGTCAGGGGCTGACGGTTCCGCGTGAAGCGCGTGAAATCACCGTGTATGAACTTCAGTTCATTCGCTGGGAAGGTGATGAGCTGGAACTGGAAATTCACTGCTCGAAAGGGACGTACATCCGTACCATTATTGACGATCTGGGTGAACAGTTGGGCTGTGGCGCGCATGTGATTTACCTGCGCCGCTTGCAGGTTGCTATTTATCCTACCGAAAGAATGGTGACGCTAGAGCAGCTAGCGGCATTGGCCGAGCAGGCTCAGACGCAAGAGCACTCACTTTCGCTGAGCCTTGATTCGTTGCTCATGCCGATGGAAAGCCCGGTTATTGATTTCCCTGAAGTGAATTTGCCGCTAGTTGTTGCAGGCTATTTGAAGTTGGGACAAGCCGTTCAGGCAGCGAATGCGCCGTTGAACGGCATGGTGAGGATCACCGAAGGTGATGCGCACAAATTTATCGGAATGGGCGAAATTGACGGCGATGGCCGCGTTGCACCACGGCGTTTGGTTGTTGAGTTTCCGGTGTAA
- a CDS encoding 30S ribosomal protein S15 — protein sequence MSLSVEAKAKIVADFGRGTNDSGSTEVQVALLTAQINHLQGHFSEHKKDHHSRRGLLRMVSQRRKLLDYLKRKDVARYTSLIARLGLRR from the coding sequence ATGTCTCTAAGTGTTGAAGCTAAAGCTAAAATCGTAGCAGACTTCGGTCGTGGCACTAACGATAGTGGTTCTACTGAAGTTCAGGTTGCTTTGCTGACTGCGCAGATCAACCATCTGCAAGGCCACTTTTCTGAGCACAAAAAAGATCACCACAGCCGTCGTGGTCTGCTGCGTATGGTTTCTCAGCGTCGTAAGCTGCTGGACTACCTGAAGCGTAAAGATGTAGCACGTTACACCAGTCTGATCGCGCGTCTGGGTCTGCGTCGCTAA
- the pnp gene encoding polyribonucleotide nucleotidyltransferase: protein MLNPIVRKFQYGQHTVTLETGMMARQATAAVMVSMDDTAVFVTVVGAKSAKPGQSFFPLTVNYQERTYAAGRFPGGFFRREGRPSEGETLTSRLIDRPIRPLFPEGFLNEVQVIATVVSVNPQVSPDIVAMIGASAALSLSGIPFSGPIGVARVGYLNDQYVLNPTTDELKESRLDLVVAGTQGAVLMVESEAELLSEDQMLGAVVFGHEQQQIVIENINSLVAEAGKPKWEWHAPEVNVSLEQRVQALSEARLGDAYRITEKQERYAQVNVIKTDVVAALQAEDETLNAGEIQEILGNIEKNVVRGRVLAGEPRIDGREKDMIRGLDVRTGVLPRTHGSALFTRGETQALVTATLGTERDAQNIDELTGERTDRFLLHYNFPPYCVGETGMVGSPKRREIGHGRLAKRGVLAVMPKANEFPYTVRVVSEITESNGSSSMASVCGASLALMDAGVPIKSAVAGIAMGLVKEGDNFVVLSDILGDEDHLGDMDFKVAGSREGITALQMDIKIEGITREIMQVALNQAKGARLHILGVMEQAISTPRGDISEFAPRIHTIKISTDKIKDVIGKGGSVIRALTEETGTTIEIEDDGTVRIASTDGEKAKHAIRRIEEITAEIEVGRVYQGKVTRIVDFGAFVAIGGGKEGLVHISQIADKRVEKVTDYLQMGQEVPVKVLEVDRQGRVRLSIKEANPQTQEAAAPSSEE from the coding sequence TTGCTGAATCCGATCGTTCGTAAGTTTCAATATGGTCAGCATACCGTCACATTAGAGACAGGTATGATGGCACGCCAGGCAACCGCCGCTGTGATGGTAAGCATGGATGACACAGCGGTATTCGTTACCGTTGTCGGCGCTAAAAGCGCTAAACCCGGCCAAAGTTTCTTCCCATTGACGGTTAACTATCAGGAGCGTACCTACGCTGCTGGACGTTTCCCCGGTGGTTTTTTCCGCCGTGAAGGTCGTCCAAGTGAAGGCGAAACGCTGACTTCCCGTCTGATTGACCGTCCGATTCGCCCTCTGTTCCCAGAAGGCTTCCTGAATGAAGTTCAGGTGATTGCGACTGTGGTTTCCGTCAACCCACAGGTTAGCCCTGATATCGTTGCTATGATTGGTGCTTCTGCGGCGCTGAGCCTGTCTGGTATCCCGTTCAGCGGCCCTATCGGTGTTGCACGCGTCGGTTACCTGAACGACCAGTATGTCCTGAACCCAACGACAGATGAACTGAAAGAAAGCCGTCTGGATCTGGTCGTTGCAGGTACACAAGGCGCCGTTCTGATGGTGGAATCCGAAGCTGAATTGCTGAGTGAAGATCAGATGCTCGGTGCGGTGGTTTTTGGCCACGAGCAACAGCAAATCGTTATCGAAAACATCAACTCACTGGTTGCAGAAGCTGGCAAACCGAAGTGGGAATGGCATGCGCCAGAAGTTAATGTTTCTTTAGAGCAGCGCGTACAGGCTCTGTCTGAAGCACGTTTGGGTGACGCTTACCGCATTACCGAAAAACAAGAGCGTTATGCACAAGTTAACGTTATCAAAACTGACGTTGTTGCCGCTCTGCAAGCCGAAGATGAAACGCTGAATGCCGGTGAGATCCAGGAAATTCTGGGCAACATTGAGAAAAACGTTGTGCGTGGCCGTGTACTGGCTGGCGAACCGCGTATCGATGGCCGTGAAAAAGACATGATTCGTGGTCTGGATGTGCGTACTGGCGTACTGCCGCGTACCCACGGTTCTGCATTGTTCACCCGTGGTGAAACGCAGGCATTGGTAACTGCAACGCTGGGTACTGAGCGTGACGCGCAGAATATCGATGAACTGACCGGTGAACGTACCGATCGCTTCCTGCTGCACTACAACTTCCCTCCGTACTGTGTCGGCGAAACCGGTATGGTTGGTTCGCCTAAGCGCCGTGAAATCGGTCACGGTCGTCTGGCTAAGCGCGGCGTGTTAGCTGTAATGCCAAAGGCGAACGAATTCCCGTACACCGTGCGTGTGGTGTCTGAAATCACGGAATCTAACGGTTCTTCTTCCATGGCGTCTGTCTGCGGTGCTTCTCTGGCGCTGATGGATGCAGGTGTGCCAATTAAATCAGCCGTTGCGGGTATCGCGATGGGTCTGGTGAAAGAAGGCGACAACTTTGTTGTGCTGTCCGACATTCTGGGTGACGAAGACCACCTAGGCGATATGGACTTCAAGGTTGCTGGTAGCCGTGAAGGTATCACCGCGCTGCAAATGGATATCAAGATCGAAGGGATTACTCGTGAGATCATGCAGGTTGCTTTGAATCAAGCCAAAGGTGCGCGTTTGCACATTCTGGGTGTGATGGAGCAGGCAATCAGCACGCCGCGTGGCGATATCTCCGAATTTGCACCACGTATTCACACCATCAAAATCAGTACCGATAAGATTAAAGACGTGATCGGTAAAGGTGGTTCTGTGATTCGTGCGCTGACGGAAGAAACGGGCACGACTATTGAAATTGAAGACGATGGTACTGTGAGGATTGCTTCAACCGACGGCGAAAAAGCGAAACACGCGATTCGTCGTATTGAAGAGATCACTGCCGAAATCGAAGTCGGCCGCGTGTATCAGGGTAAAGTTACCCGCATCGTTGATTTTGGTGCTTTCGTTGCTATCGGCGGCGGTAAAGAAGGCTTGGTGCATATTTCTCAGATCGCAGACAAGCGCGTAGAGAAAGTGACTGACTATCTGCAGATGGGTCAGGAAGTGCCGGTCAAGGTTCTGGAAGTTGATCGTCAGGGCCGCGTGCGCTTAAGCATCAAAGAAGCCAATCCGCAAACTCAGGAAGCGGCAGCCCCGTCTTCTGAGGAATAA
- the nlpI gene encoding lipoprotein NlpI: MKPFLRWCYVATALMLAGCSNTDWRKDAVLAIPLQPTLQQEVILARMEQILASRALTDDERAQLLYERGVLYDSLGLRALARNDFSQALTIRPDIPEVFNYLGIYLTQASNFDAAYEAFDSVLELDPTYNYARLNRGIALYYGGRYLLAQDDLLAFYRDDPNDPFRSLWLYLVEREINPETAKIALKKRYDDVKKGPWGWNIVEFYLGSISEKTLMQRLQEEATNNTSLAEHLSETDFYLGKHYLSLGDKNTALALFKLTVANNVHNFVEHRYALLELALLGQEQDDLSGSDQQ; this comes from the coding sequence ATGAAGCCTTTCTTGCGCTGGTGTTATGTTGCAACAGCACTCATGCTGGCAGGATGCAGCAACACGGATTGGCGTAAAGACGCAGTATTGGCGATTCCGTTACAGCCGACTTTACAGCAGGAAGTGATCCTGGCACGCATGGAACAAATCCTTGCAAGCCGGGCATTAACCGATGATGAGCGAGCACAGCTATTATATGAGCGCGGAGTGCTGTATGATAGTCTCGGGTTACGGGCATTAGCGCGGAATGATTTTTCACAAGCGCTGACTATCCGCCCTGATATTCCAGAAGTTTTTAACTATTTGGGTATCTATTTAACGCAGGCAAGCAATTTTGATGCTGCCTATGAAGCGTTTGATTCTGTACTAGAGCTTGATCCAACTTACAATTACGCGCGTTTAAACCGTGGCATCGCTTTGTATTATGGCGGTCGCTATCTGTTAGCGCAGGATGATCTGCTGGCGTTTTATCGAGACGATCCGAATGATCCTTTCCGTTCGTTATGGCTGTATCTTGTGGAGCGAGAAATCAATCCAGAGACGGCCAAAATTGCGTTGAAGAAACGCTATGACGACGTCAAGAAAGGGCCTTGGGGATGGAATATTGTCGAATTCTACCTGGGCAGTATCAGTGAAAAAACACTGATGCAGCGTTTACAGGAAGAAGCTACGAATAACACTTCGCTCGCTGAGCATCTCAGTGAAACTGACTTCTATTTAGGTAAGCACTACCTAAGTCTGGGGGACAAGAACACCGCTTTGGCGCTGTTCAAGCTGACGGTTGCCAACAACGTCCATAACTTTGTTGAGCACCGCTATGCATTGTTGGAATTGGCGCTATTAGGCCAAGAGCAAGACGACCTATCAGGATCGGACCAGCAATAG
- the yrbN gene encoding protein YrbN has product MKMTENFHDKLCRLAAMSNEARVHD; this is encoded by the coding sequence ATGAAAATGACTGAAAATTTTCACGACAAGTTATGTAGACTGGCCGCCATGTCTAATGAGGCACGTGTACATGACTGA